A region of Salvia splendens isolate huo1 chromosome 17, SspV2, whole genome shotgun sequence DNA encodes the following proteins:
- the LOC121774905 gene encoding phosphoserine aminotransferase 2, chloroplastic-like translates to MSISMSSSSAATTPLTHLNPTATSQISAFPTSLSLPTTSPTRPLSITCSSSTLQTQTSTTTDRVFNFAAGPATLPENVLLRAQSELYNWRGSGMSVMEMSHRGKEFLSIIQKAESDLRSLLYIPPDYTILFLQGGATTQFAAAPLNLCSSPTDAVDYIVTGSWGDKAFKEAAKYCNPKSIWSGKSDKYTKIPNFDSLNQTPGAKFLHICANETIHGVEFKSYPTPAGQNEVLVADMSSNFCSKPVDVTKFGMIYAGAQKNVGPSGVTIVIIRSDLIGNAQAITPVMLDYKIHADNNSLYNTPPCYGIYMCGLVFEDLVEQGGLAEVEKKNVRKGSLLYDAIDGSKGFFRCPVEKSVRSLMNVPFTLAKPELEAEFVKEAAKEKMVQLKGHRSVGGMRASIYNAMPLAGVEKLVAFMKDFQARHDHA, encoded by the coding sequence ATGTCCATCTCAATGTCGTCGTCGTCGGCCGCCACCACTCCCCTCACCCACCTCAACCCCACCGCAACCTCCCAAATCTCCGCCTTCCCCacctccctctccctccccaccacctcccccactCGACCCCTCTCCATCACCTGCTCCTCCTCCACCCTCCAAACCCaaacctccaccaccaccgacCGCGTCTTCAACTTCGCCGCCGGCCCCGCCACCCTCCCGGAAAACGTCCTCCTCAGAGCCCAATCCGAGCTCTACAACTGGCGCGGCTCCGGCATGTCGGTGATGGAGATGAGCCACCGCGGCAAGGAGTTCCTCTCCATCATCCAAAAGGCCGAATCGGATCTCCGATCCCTTCTCTACATCCCCCCCGATTACACCATCCTCTTCCTCCAGGGCGGCGCCACCACTCAGTTCGCCGCCGCGCCGCTCAACCTCTGCAGCAGCCCCACCGACGCCGTCGATTACATCGTCACCGGATCCTGGGGCGACAAGGCCTTCAAAGAGGCCGCCAAGTACTGTAACCCTAAATCCATCTGGAGCGGCAAATCCGACAAATACACCAAAATCCCCAATTTCGATTCCCTCAATCAAACCCCCGGCGCCAAATTCCTCCACATCTGCGCCAATGAAACCATCCACGGCGTCGAATTCAAGTCCTACCCTACCCCGGCGGGCCAAAACGAAGTCCTCGTCGCCGACATGTCCTCCAATTTCTGCTCCAAACCCGTCGACGTCACCAAATTCGGCATGATCTACGCCGGCGCGCAGAAGAATGTAGGCCCCTCCGGAGTCACCATCGTAATCATTCGATCCGATTTGATCGGGAACGCGCAGGCGATCACGCCGGTGATGCTGGACTACAAGATCCACGCCGACAACAATTCGCTCTACAACACGCCGCCGTGCTACGGAATCTACATGTGCGGGCTGGTTTTCGAGGATCTCGTCGAGCAGGGCGGGCTAGCGGAGGTGGAGAAGAAGAATGTGAGGAAGGGGAGCCTTCTTTACGATGCCATTGATGGGAGCAAGGGGTTTTTCCGGTGCCCGGTGGAGAAGAGCGTTCGGTCGCTGATGAACGTGCCATTCACGCTGGCGAAGCCAGAGCTCGAGGCCGAGTTTGTGAAGGAGGCGGCCAAGGAGAAGATGGTGCAGCTCAAGGGGCATCGGTCGGTTGGCGGGATGAGGGCTTCCATTTACAATGCGATGCCGTTGGCCGGAGTGGAGAAGCTTGTGGCTTTCATGAAGGATTTTCAGGCAAGGCATGATCATGCTTGA
- the LOC121774906 gene encoding protein S-acyltransferase 10-like codes for MGVSCGSSLRDSCSRAADRCSRLFPCFSDPARRSAFSLKLALVLLHILFAGVLFLFDRDLIEKTKHEQWYTATYVLLFVATLVQYFATAGTSPGYVIDVQKAIDERDAAARRTLLASDIQKAIDDRDAAARKPLLPSKQPASNKNGDVAITVDGRNNHRGNATASSKNGDVAITVDGRNNHRGNATAWTKLVMSLFPQRSSTTCLICPYCNILQPPRAKHCHDCNKCVLQFDHHCVWLGTCIGQGNHCRFWWYICGETALTLWTCILYIGYLKSNILKAWWADIILILLLAALSICLIFLMLLLLFHSFLIMTNQTTYELVRRRRIAYLRGIPERVYPFDEGVCRNLYIFCCARSSSMYRMERLPTAQELEEKSRPYTCYDVLSCRCC; via the exons ATGGGCGTATCATGCGGCAGCTCTCTCAGGGATTCGTGTAGCCGCGCTGCCGACCGATGTTCCCGCCTCTTCCCCTGCTTTTCCGACCCCG CCCGACGATCTgctttctctctcaaattaGCTTTGGTGCTGCTGCATATACTGTTTGCCGGTGTATTGTTTTTGTTCGACCGTGATTTGATTGAGAAGACCAAACACGAACAGTG GTACACTGCTACGTATGTATTATTGTTTGTAGCTACTCTGGTTCAGTATTTTGCGACTGCGGGAACATCTCCTGG CTATGTAATCGATGTTCAAAAGGCTATTGATGAAAGGGATGCTGCAGCTAGAAGGACATTATTAGCTTCAGA CATTCAGAAGGCCATTGATGATAGAGATGCTGCAGCTAGAAAGCCATTATTGCCCTCAAA ACAACCAGCTTCAAACAAAAATGGCGATGTTGCTATCACTGTGGATGGAAGGAACAATCACAGAGGAAATGCAACAGCTTCAAGCAAAAATGGCGATGTTGCTATCACTGTGGATGGAAGGAACAATCACAGAGGAAATGCAACAGCTTGGACTAAGTTAGTGATGAGTTTGTTTCCGCAACGGTCATCAACTAC ATGTTTGATCTGCCCTTACTGCAACATCCTTCAG CCTCCACGAGCTAAGCATTGTCATGATTGTAACAAGTGTGTTCTTCAGTTTGATCATCACTGTGTTTGGCTCGGAACATGCATAGGCCAGGGAAATCATTGCCGTTTTTG GTGGTACATATGTGGAGAAACAGCATTGACCCTCTGGACTTGCATACTGTACATTGGATACCTCAAGTCTAACATATTGAAGGCATG GTGGGCAGATATAATATTGATTTTGCTATTGGCTGCTCTCTCAATTTGTCTAATATTCCTGATGCTTCTGCTCCTTTTTCATAG TTTCCTTATCATGACTAATCAAACCACGTACGAGCTTGTGAGACGGCGAAGAATTGCATATTTAAG GGGGATTCCTGAGAGAGTTTATCCATTCGACGAAGGAGTTTGCAGGAATTTGTATATATTCTGTTGTGCTAGAAGCAGCAGCATGTACAGAATGGAAAGACTACCTACAGCTCAAGAACTTGAGGAGAAGTCCAGACCTTATACTTGCTACGATGTTCTATCGTGTCGCTGCTGCTGA
- the LOC121773442 gene encoding thiol-disulfide oxidoreductase LTO1-like yields MSSTSFLTKSPSSLPRQLLTSPPHPQLSASLFKKRASNHRLLMLKVSCDSAGSQRTAKSDSSAASAGLISAYGWCAALGGVGFLETAYLTLANSEALCPIGEGSCDGILNNHFASILGVPLPLYGMAAYGLVAILGLGQHIGFQNTPFDVKKTDADTVLVGMTTSMAVAATYFLYTLSTEFGGESWLYCLTSSALTFSLFLITIKNLGIDRIKEMLGSKLCMASLLIIALAASYNVFQPVSSSFAMTELPYVEKEITTESSPLAISLAKHLHSTGARLYGAFWCSHCVHQKVIFGREATKLLDYVECYPDGLKAGTKMAEACYGIDLKYFPSWEINGQVFSGEKPLEELATLSGMKLEELSH; encoded by the exons ATGTCGAGCACCAGTTTCCTCACTAAATCACCGTCGTCTCTTCCCCGGCAGCTCCTCACTTCTCCGCCGCATCCTCAGCTCTCGGCGTCTCTGTTCAAG AAAAGAGCTTCTAATCACAGGTTATTGATGCTGAAAGTCAGCTGCGATTCGGCGGGGAGCCAGCGCACCGCCAAATCCGACTCCTCCGCCGCCAGTGCCGGGCTCATTTCAGCATACGGATGGTGCGCCGCTCTCGGCGGCGTTGGTTTTCTGGAGACGGCGTATCTGACTCTCGCCAATTCGGAAGCATTGTGCCCCATTGGAGAGGGATCTTGCGATGGCATCCTTAACAATCACTTCGCTTCCATTTTAG GTGTTCCTCTGCCATTATACGGCATGGCCGCCTATGGATTAGTTGCGATTCTCGGCCTAGGACAACATATTGGTTTCCAGAATACGCCGTTTGATGTCAAGAAAACGGATGCTGATACGGTCTTGGTTGGGATGACTACCTCCATGGCAGTTGCTGCTACGTACTTTCTGTATACCCTGAGCACCGAGTTTGGTGGAGAGTCATGGTTATACTGTTtgacatcatcagcactaaccTTCAGTTTGTTCTTGATTACCATAAAG AATCTTGGGATCGACAGGATTAAAGAGATGTTGGGCTCAAAGTTATGCATGGCTAGCTTGCTTATTATAGCCTTGGCCGCATCATATAATGTTTTTCAACCTGTTTCATCAAG TTTTGCAATGACAGAATTACCATATGTAGAAAAAGAGATCACAACTGAATCCAGTCCTTTGGCTATTTCTCTTGCAAAACATCTGCACTCTACTGGAGCGAGACTATATGGGGCTTTCTGGTGTTCACATTGTGTGCAtcagaaagtg ATATTTGGGCGCGAAGCAACTAAACTGTTAGATTACGTAGAGTGCTATCCTGATGGATTAAAGGCAGGAACTAAAATGGCCGAGGCCTGTTATGGTATTGACCTTAAATATTTTCCGTCTTGGGAAATAAATGGCCAG GTTTTCAGCGGTGAGAAGCCATTGGAAGAACTTGCAACATTGTCTGGGATGAAACTTGAAGAATTGAGTCATTAG